A window of Gammaproteobacteria bacterium contains these coding sequences:
- a CDS encoding MFS transporter, translated as MQKKSNALITWFIATLFVVYSFCLNTASAVFFGAIKQTLHASNIGASLATGSFILGFALMQIPAGYLLDKYNPKWGVSLGILLLASGNVLLSFSSNLVSFSLSTLCRE; from the coding sequence ATGCAAAAAAAATCTAACGCACTGATAACTTGGTTTATTGCAACATTGTTTGTAGTGTATTCATTTTGTTTAAACACCGCGTCCGCAGTTTTTTTTGGAGCAATAAAGCAGACACTACACGCGAGTAATATTGGCGCTTCATTAGCTACTGGGTCTTTTATTCTAGGTTTTGCATTGATGCAAATTCCCGCGGGTTATTTGCTCGATAAATATAATCCCAAATGGGGCGTGAGTTTAGGCATATTATTACTGGCTTCGGGCAATGTCTTACTATCATTTTCCTCTAATTTAGTGAGTTTTAGCTTATCAACTTTATGCAGGGAGTAG
- a CDS encoding MFS transporter: MQGVGASFAFVAAAVLIAQWFPKRKFPIYFGLTQTISCFSAGVIHYFFAIALTRYSWNEIYLGLALFGFILLILSWLFITSPPEKERGVISLKQSLNLVLHNKQMWLCSLAAATSFGVLLAYAGLWYMKIQAYYSVAELQAVIISALIFAGIGSGTPVLGWLSNLVHSRTMIVHTTLALGTMALLAGIYLPHFDINNLIIIKVISFLIGFLLSGSMLFYTMVSEMANNAIRGVALSMLNTIVFALNSIMLFIPYLFITTTSRDFFTYLWIFPFLVIFSLLLIYFIKDTYST; the protein is encoded by the coding sequence ATGCAGGGAGTAGGCGCTTCATTTGCATTTGTGGCGGCAGCAGTGCTTATCGCACAATGGTTTCCCAAAAGAAAATTCCCCATCTATTTTGGCTTAACTCAAACCATATCTTGTTTTTCTGCAGGGGTGATCCACTACTTTTTTGCTATTGCATTGACCAGATACAGTTGGAATGAAATCTATCTCGGTCTGGCTTTATTTGGCTTTATCTTACTGATTTTATCATGGTTGTTCATAACATCCCCTCCAGAGAAAGAAAGAGGCGTAATTTCCCTTAAACAATCGCTTAACTTGGTCCTACACAACAAACAAATGTGGCTTTGCTCCCTTGCCGCAGCAACTTCTTTTGGCGTTTTACTAGCCTATGCAGGGCTGTGGTACATGAAGATTCAGGCATATTATTCGGTAGCTGAATTACAAGCCGTTATTATTAGCGCATTAATCTTTGCAGGTATTGGTTCTGGAACACCGGTTTTGGGCTGGCTATCTAATCTCGTTCATTCACGCACAATGATCGTGCATACCACATTAGCCCTGGGGACCATGGCACTGTTGGCAGGGATTTATTTACCTCATTTCGATATTAATAATTTAATTATTATCAAAGTCATTTCATTCTTAATTGGATTTCTGCTCTCAGGATCAATGCTTTTTTATACCATGGTAAGTGAGATGGCTAACAATGCAATTAGGGGTGTCGCTCTGAGTATGCTCAACACGATTGTTTTTGCGTTAAATAGCATAATGCTATTCATTCCTTACTTATTTATTACGACCACCTCTAGAGATTTTTTCACTTATCTTTGGATCTTCCCCTTCCTTGTAATATTTTCCCTGCTCTTAATTTATTTTATTAAGGATACTTACTCTACCTAA
- the guaD gene encoding guanine deaminase produces the protein MSDKIAYQGQIFSFKETATLANLSTVKPSSSEKDAHYTYIENGVVIVEGSKIYKIGSYEDLKDELSHIEIINYKNKLITPGFIDTHQHATQSGIVAAYGEKLLQWLQDYVFSGESRFVDEVYAKEHLGFFLDQLIRNGTTTAVSYGPLFLNATDIFFDELNKRNMRFITGNVLMDTNSPDSLRLTTQENYDNCKQLIAKWHNKNRLSYCISPRFALSCTDELLELCASLYKEYPDCYIQTHLDENESEVAETKQKYPWSKNYLDVYDHFGLVTERSIFGHCIHTQEAELELFKKSGAIMSWCPLSNNFLGSGLFDFARAKKYTDKITLGTDWGAGNSLCMLRVLDDAYKVAMLNSTKLPSMVRWYLATLGSARALQINDKIGTLTPGKEADFIVIDPDASPLLKYRKATIDNIFDLLFILMTLGSEINIKATYIAGTPAYIRNPHKEYL, from the coding sequence ATGAGTGATAAGATAGCCTACCAAGGTCAGATTTTTTCTTTCAAGGAAACAGCCACCCTTGCAAATCTATCCACGGTCAAACCTTCTTCATCAGAAAAGGATGCACACTATACTTATATTGAAAACGGAGTGGTCATTGTAGAAGGCAGTAAAATTTATAAAATCGGTAGCTACGAAGATCTCAAAGACGAATTATCGCATATTGAAATTATTAACTATAAAAATAAACTAATTACTCCAGGCTTTATTGACACTCATCAACACGCTACTCAGAGTGGCATAGTCGCTGCCTACGGTGAAAAGCTTTTGCAATGGCTGCAAGATTATGTTTTCTCAGGCGAAAGCCGCTTTGTAGATGAAGTATATGCAAAAGAACACTTAGGTTTTTTTCTAGATCAACTGATTCGAAACGGCACTACTACCGCCGTCTCATATGGCCCCCTGTTTCTTAATGCCACGGATATTTTTTTTGACGAGCTGAACAAACGTAACATGCGCTTTATAACCGGAAATGTCTTAATGGATACTAATTCCCCGGATTCGCTAAGACTTACCACTCAAGAAAACTACGACAATTGTAAGCAACTCATTGCAAAGTGGCATAATAAAAATCGATTATCTTACTGCATTAGTCCTCGATTTGCCCTCTCGTGCACTGACGAGTTATTAGAGTTGTGTGCCAGTCTTTATAAAGAGTATCCTGATTGCTATATACAAACACATTTAGATGAAAACGAATCTGAAGTTGCCGAAACAAAACAGAAATATCCGTGGAGTAAAAATTATTTAGATGTTTATGATCACTTTGGTCTGGTCACTGAAAGAAGCATCTTTGGGCATTGTATTCATACGCAAGAAGCGGAATTGGAACTGTTTAAGAAATCAGGTGCGATCATGTCTTGGTGTCCACTTAGTAATAATTTTCTAGGCAGTGGCTTGTTCGATTTTGCCCGAGCAAAAAAATATACGGACAAAATAACCCTTGGCACAGATTGGGGCGCTGGAAATTCTTTATGTATGCTAAGAGTGCTAGATGACGCCTATAAAGTAGCGATGTTAAATAGTACAAAATTACCCAGCATGGTTCGATGGTATCTTGCCACACTCGGCTCAGCACGTGCTTTACAGATTAATGATAAAATAGGAACATTAACCCCTGGCAAGGAAGCAGATTTTATAGTAATTGATCCCGATGCTTCGCCACTTTTAAAATATCGCAAAGCAACCATAGACAATATTTTTGATTTATTATTCATATTAATGACCCTGGGATCAGAAATAAATATTAAAGCGACTTATATAGCAGGAACGCCTGCTTACATTCGAAATCCGCATAAGGAATATTTATGA
- the gstA gene encoding glutathione transferase GstA, protein MKLYYTRGSCSLTCRIVINEIGLPCEYESVDLKSKQTEHGGDFTKINLKGAVPTLVLDNGDILTENAVIQQYLADEAHATELLPKTGNIKRYHVLEWLNYIATDFHKGIGVLFNYALPQEIKDEVFKPIISHKLKSMDSHLENKKFIYDEHFTLPDAYFFVMLTWVLNFKFPMTDWPNLKRYFDELKQRPSIAKSLKEERLTF, encoded by the coding sequence ATGAAACTATATTATACACGAGGTTCATGTTCACTCACTTGCAGAATAGTTATCAACGAAATTGGACTGCCCTGCGAATATGAGTCTGTAGATTTAAAAAGTAAACAAACCGAACACGGTGGAGACTTTACCAAGATTAATTTAAAAGGCGCGGTTCCCACCTTAGTGTTGGATAACGGCGATATTTTGACTGAAAATGCAGTTATTCAACAATATCTAGCAGATGAAGCACATGCTACCGAATTATTGCCAAAAACTGGAAATATCAAACGTTATCACGTTCTAGAATGGTTGAATTATATTGCAACTGATTTTCATAAAGGAATTGGGGTATTATTTAACTATGCCCTTCCCCAAGAAATAAAAGATGAAGTCTTTAAACCCATTATTAGCCATAAATTAAAATCCATGGACAGTCACCTAGAAAATAAAAAGTTTATCTATGATGAACATTTCACCTTACCCGATGCCTACTTTTTTGTGATGCTAACGTGGGTACTTAATTTTAAATTTCCAATGACTGATTGGCCTAATTTAAAACGCTACTTTGACGAGCTGAAACAGCGGCCCTCTATTGCTAAGTCGCTTAAAGAAGAAAGATTGACTTTCTAG